A genomic stretch from Petrimonas mucosa includes:
- a CDS encoding ABC transporter ATP-binding protein, translating to MKGIITILKRFLPPYRKYVALSFLFNLLTAILNVFSLATIIPILQVLFKVNDTVFEFIPWETDGISKIDLVLNNGNWYMAQLIETHGGSATLLFLAIALVVMTLFKTGTAYMGAYFTIPIRTGVVKDIRNKINDKILALPIGFFSEERKGDILARISGDVNEVENSVMSSLDMLFKNPILILIYLVTMIVLSWQLTLFVFVVLPIMGTLMGRVGKTLKRKSFEAQNKWGELMSQIEETLSGLRIIKAFNAEEKISGRFYKGSNTFRRMSNRIARRQYLAHPMSEFLGTLTIAIVLWFGGSLILGGKGIIDAATFIYYLTIFYSIINPIKEFSRSAYAVQRGLASMERIDKILEAQNDIVEPQHPRKLNFVSDINYRDVWFKYNKEWVLKGIDLKIEKGRTVALVGQSGSGKSTMTDLLSRFYDIQEGGIFIDGTNIKEVSLFDLRSKIGYVTQEAILFNDTFFNNIAFGTKNATMEEVIEAAKVANAHDFIMATPEGYQTNIGDRGGKLSGGQRQRISIARAVLKNPEILILDEATSALDTDSERLVQDALEKLMRNRTTIIIAHRLSTIKKADEIHVLREGQIIESGNHNSLYELNGYYTKLCNMQGDLN from the coding sequence ATGAAAGGTATTATAACAATATTAAAACGTTTTCTGCCTCCATACAGAAAGTATGTGGCACTCTCATTTCTTTTCAACCTCCTCACCGCGATATTGAATGTCTTCTCGCTGGCAACCATCATACCGATACTTCAGGTTTTGTTCAAGGTGAACGACACGGTTTTTGAATTTATTCCCTGGGAAACGGATGGGATCTCGAAAATCGATCTGGTACTCAATAACGGGAATTGGTATATGGCGCAGCTCATTGAAACACACGGTGGCAGTGCAACTCTTCTCTTTCTGGCCATCGCCCTGGTGGTGATGACACTTTTCAAAACGGGTACGGCCTATATGGGCGCATACTTTACAATCCCGATCCGGACGGGAGTAGTCAAGGATATCCGCAATAAAATCAACGACAAGATACTGGCACTTCCAATCGGCTTCTTTTCTGAAGAGCGCAAAGGCGATATACTGGCGCGGATATCGGGAGATGTCAATGAAGTGGAAAACTCCGTGATGAGTTCGCTCGACATGCTCTTCAAAAACCCCATCCTCATCCTGATCTATCTGGTAACGATGATCGTCTTGAGCTGGCAACTCACCCTCTTTGTATTTGTGGTATTGCCGATAATGGGAACATTGATGGGGAGAGTCGGAAAGACATTGAAGCGGAAGTCGTTCGAGGCGCAGAACAAGTGGGGCGAACTGATGTCGCAAATCGAGGAGACCTTGAGCGGATTGAGAATTATTAAGGCATTCAATGCGGAGGAGAAGATCTCAGGCCGGTTCTACAAAGGGAGCAACACTTTCAGGAGGATGTCGAACAGAATAGCCCGGCGTCAATACCTCGCCCACCCGATGAGTGAATTTCTGGGCACCCTCACCATAGCTATCGTCCTCTGGTTTGGCGGATCGCTTATCCTCGGCGGGAAGGGTATCATTGATGCGGCCACCTTCATCTATTACCTTACCATCTTCTACAGCATCATCAACCCCATCAAGGAGTTCTCCCGCTCGGCCTATGCCGTACAACGGGGATTGGCCTCCATGGAACGTATCGACAAAATACTGGAGGCGCAGAACGATATTGTAGAACCGCAACACCCCAGAAAACTGAATTTCGTAAGTGATATCAACTATCGCGACGTCTGGTTCAAATACAATAAGGAGTGGGTGCTTAAAGGAATCGACCTGAAAATCGAGAAGGGAAGAACGGTTGCCCTCGTAGGGCAATCGGGTTCGGGCAAGTCTACCATGACCGATCTTCTCTCCCGATTCTACGATATACAGGAAGGGGGCATCTTTATCGACGGTACCAATATAAAGGAGGTATCGCTATTCGACCTCCGCTCAAAAATCGGATATGTGACCCAGGAGGCGATCCTGTTCAATGACACTTTTTTCAACAACATCGCCTTCGGTACCAAAAACGCAACCATGGAAGAGGTGATAGAGGCGGCCAAGGTGGCCAACGCTCACGATTTCATCATGGCAACTCCCGAGGGGTATCAGACAAACATCGGAGACAGGGGAGGTAAGCTCTCGGGCGGACAGCGCCAACGCATCAGCATAGCGAGAGCGGTATTAAAGAATCCGGAAATCCTGATATTGGATGAAGCCACCTCTGCGCTCGACACCGATTCGGAACGGCTGGTACAGGATGCCCTAGAGAAATTGATGAGAAACCGCACCACCATCATCATTGCCCACCGTCTGTCCACCATCAAGAAAGCAGACGAGATCCATGTCCTGAGGGAGGGGCAGATCATCGAGTCGGGCAATCACAACTCCCTTTATGAACTGAACGGATATTATACGAAACTGTGCAACATGCAGGGAGATTTAAATTGA
- the ltrA gene encoding group II intron reverse transcriptase/maturase has product MNPGKHGNLQMSLFDEWERGQKVKGTDVFSSGSGLVRDEWLSGCKEERALTQDLMSDITDLKNLDAALRQVISNRGSAGIDGMTVDELRDWLNSHHRELQRQLMTGTYQVTAVKEVLIPKPDGGKRQLGIPTVKDRLVQQAISQVLSKRYDPIFSEYSYGFRPRRNAHQALRKAGEYVAEGKDWVIDIDLAKFFDEVNHDRLLWQLSTRVGDKRVLKLIGKFLRAGMLIGGMANQRVKGTPQGSPLSPLLSNIVLDELDKELERRGHCFVRYADDIIIMVGSEPAAERSMQSLSKFIENRMRLRINKEKSHIVRPHQLNYLGHTILKGGSLGLSRKSEQRFKAKLKSLTKRNRGISFDQLISELNPVLRGWLNYFKHAKMKSRLRNLEAWLRRRLRCYRLKQCKRALGIARFLTKLGVPWNRSWTTAGSSKGWFRLSMTHAAHEGMNLEWFKKTGLYSLTANYG; this is encoded by the coding sequence ATGAACCCAGGTAAACACGGGAACTTACAGATGAGTCTTTTTGACGAATGGGAGCGTGGCCAAAAGGTGAAGGGGACTGACGTATTCAGTTCAGGAAGCGGTTTGGTACGGGACGAGTGGTTGTCAGGTTGCAAAGAGGAACGAGCCTTAACCCAAGATTTAATGAGTGATATAACGGACTTAAAGAATCTTGATGCCGCATTGCGGCAAGTAATCAGTAACAGGGGAAGTGCGGGCATTGACGGGATGACCGTTGACGAACTTAGAGATTGGCTTAACAGCCACCACCGAGAACTTCAACGCCAGTTAATGACAGGCACATACCAAGTTACGGCAGTTAAAGAGGTATTAATCCCGAAGCCTGATGGCGGGAAACGCCAACTGGGTATTCCCACGGTCAAAGATCGCTTGGTACAACAAGCGATAAGCCAAGTACTGTCGAAACGTTATGACCCTATATTCTCCGAATACAGCTACGGTTTTCGTCCACGGCGTAACGCTCATCAAGCATTACGTAAAGCGGGCGAATACGTGGCCGAAGGAAAGGATTGGGTTATCGACATAGACTTGGCAAAATTCTTTGACGAGGTGAATCACGACCGATTGCTTTGGCAGTTAAGTACTCGCGTTGGTGACAAGCGCGTACTTAAGTTGATAGGTAAATTTCTTCGAGCAGGAATGCTAATCGGGGGGATGGCCAATCAACGGGTGAAAGGGACACCGCAAGGCAGCCCACTATCACCCCTGTTGTCGAATATCGTCTTAGACGAACTGGACAAGGAGTTAGAGCGGAGAGGACACTGCTTTGTACGCTACGCCGATGATATTATCATAATGGTCGGAAGCGAACCAGCCGCGGAGCGATCGATGCAAAGCCTCTCCAAGTTTATCGAAAATCGGATGCGATTAAGAATAAACAAGGAAAAGAGCCATATCGTCCGTCCTCATCAACTCAATTATCTCGGTCATACTATCTTAAAAGGCGGGAGTTTAGGATTAAGCCGAAAGAGCGAACAACGCTTCAAGGCGAAACTAAAATCGCTTACCAAACGCAACAGGGGCATTAGCTTCGATCAGTTAATAAGCGAGCTAAATCCCGTTCTACGAGGCTGGCTAAACTACTTCAAGCACGCAAAGATGAAAAGTCGTCTTCGCAACCTTGAAGCTTGGCTTCGTCGTAGATTAAGATGCTATCGTTTAAAACAATGCAAACGGGCGTTGGGCATAGCCAGGTTCTTGACCAAGTTGGGCGTTCCTTGGAACCGGAGCTGGACAACGGCGGGAAGTTCTAAGGGATGGTTTAGACTGTCAATGACCCACGCTGCACACGAGGGAATGAACCTTGAATGGTTCAAGAAAACGGGACTTTACAGTTTAACGGCCAATTACGGTTAA
- a CDS encoding IS1634 family transposase, protein MFFKTSIKQKDGGHEYTHYRLCESYREGRFIRNRTLLSLGDLESVLPPEKIPFLCQRINQVYLEGKTFIISSLRDDKVEALCTKYVGLLHEAQKIEKAKKKAAGIEQVYIDRTTNSDIREVGGEWLCLQACRQLLLPEYFETFGWEKQDIALALTQIIARAVYPASEFKTSRWLKENSALCELTGVDPSAITKDKLYQMAHRLYDEKDGLERHFSNRTNDLFSLDDKIIIYDLTNTYFEGAMRESRIAKFGRSKEKRNDARQVVLAVVVNPEGFLKESQIFEGNMTDPESLRHVLDKMKSHRGRSDKKQVVVMDAGIATNDNLKILKEESFDYICVSRGKLKEYRATSLSPVEIRDKSNQLIEISQVEVDGESDSFYKVKSYSKGLKEASMENRFTRAFECGLSQAAEALKKKGGTKKLEKVWERIGRLKEKYPSVHRLYQIHVEPDERGIHATSISWERIEAKSESRHGEYFLRTSLSVHGEEITWLIYNTIREVESTFRCLKTDLNLRPVFHKTDEATMAHLHLGLLAYQLVSTIRFKLKQFGITHEWREIVRIMNTQKMVTTHMVNTDEECVSIRKCSLPESKVRIIYKVLGYDEKPFIRKKSVVPQLNLEKNIYAGIQGISSG, encoded by the coding sequence ATGTTTTTCAAGACAAGCATAAAGCAAAAGGATGGGGGCCATGAGTATACCCATTACCGGTTGTGTGAGAGCTACCGGGAAGGCCGCTTCATCCGTAATCGCACGCTGCTCTCTTTGGGTGACCTGGAATCAGTTCTTCCACCTGAAAAGATTCCCTTTCTCTGTCAACGCATCAACCAGGTTTACCTCGAGGGCAAAACATTCATCATCTCTTCACTTCGCGATGACAAGGTGGAAGCCCTGTGCACGAAATACGTGGGACTACTCCATGAAGCGCAGAAAATAGAAAAGGCAAAAAAGAAGGCAGCCGGTATCGAGCAGGTGTACATTGACAGGACAACGAACAGTGATATCCGGGAGGTTGGTGGCGAATGGCTCTGCCTTCAAGCTTGCCGCCAATTGCTCCTGCCAGAGTATTTTGAGACTTTCGGCTGGGAGAAACAAGATATCGCCCTTGCTTTAACACAGATCATCGCCCGGGCTGTTTACCCCGCATCGGAGTTTAAAACCAGCCGTTGGTTGAAGGAGAACTCGGCGCTTTGTGAACTAACCGGTGTTGATCCTTCGGCCATCACCAAGGATAAGCTTTACCAGATGGCTCACCGGCTTTATGATGAGAAGGATGGCCTGGAACGTCATTTTTCCAACCGTACGAACGATCTTTTTTCCTTGGATGACAAGATCATTATCTATGATTTGACAAATACCTACTTCGAGGGAGCTATGCGAGAGAGCCGGATAGCGAAGTTCGGGCGCAGCAAGGAAAAGCGTAACGATGCCAGACAGGTGGTGTTGGCTGTGGTGGTCAACCCGGAAGGTTTCCTGAAGGAGTCACAAATCTTTGAAGGCAACATGACTGATCCTGAAAGCCTGCGACATGTTCTTGACAAGATGAAATCCCATCGGGGGAGATCCGATAAAAAGCAGGTGGTGGTCATGGATGCCGGCATCGCCACGAATGATAACCTGAAGATATTGAAAGAGGAATCCTTCGACTACATCTGTGTCTCACGGGGTAAACTCAAAGAATACCGTGCAACAAGCCTTTCCCCTGTGGAAATACGGGATAAATCCAACCAGCTCATCGAGATCAGTCAGGTAGAAGTGGATGGCGAAAGTGACAGCTTCTACAAGGTGAAGAGCTATAGCAAGGGTCTCAAGGAAGCGTCCATGGAAAACCGTTTCACGCGGGCCTTTGAATGTGGACTGAGCCAGGCAGCCGAAGCCCTGAAAAAGAAAGGAGGCACCAAAAAGCTTGAAAAGGTGTGGGAACGCATCGGCCGGCTAAAGGAAAAATACCCTTCGGTACACCGCCTGTATCAGATCCATGTGGAGCCCGACGAAAGGGGGATTCATGCCACATCCATATCCTGGGAGAGAATCGAGGCAAAGAGCGAATCAAGACATGGGGAATACTTCTTGCGTACTTCCCTGTCGGTACATGGAGAGGAGATCACCTGGCTGATTTACAACACTATAAGAGAAGTAGAGTCGACGTTTCGTTGCCTGAAGACTGATCTGAACCTGCGTCCCGTGTTTCATAAAACGGATGAGGCGACAATGGCTCATCTTCACCTCGGGCTGTTGGCCTACCAGCTGGTAAGCACGATCCGTTTCAAACTGAAACAATTTGGGATTACCCATGAGTGGAGAGAGATTGTCCGGATCATGAACACGCAGAAAATGGTGACAACGCACATGGTAAATACCGATGAAGAGTGTGTGTCGATTAGAAAATGTTCACTCCCTGAATCCAAAGTAAGAATCATATATAAGGTGTTGGGATACGATGAAAAACCATTTATCAGGAAAAAATCTGTAGTCCCCCAATTGAACCTTGAAAAAAATATATACGCAGGGATACAGGGAATTAGCTCCGGTTAG
- a CDS encoding AAA family ATPase translates to MASTTPNKRAIVDFLWEWTENHDDWSKLLISKIVATENPLSTADRETVFNYFLQSINLHSGLPALTVSKPTYTPTTKTIELDSLSAITGVNRLAKNQTLNFAKNITVIYGENGTGKTGYSRILKALGFSYDNNKTILSNVYAEAEPQSATINFKSNGTPKTFIWNGANNDSELENISVFNSNCVQFSISDRSLIVSPIGFHLFHLVSDELNALSQLLQRKIASHPTTLLWLDNLTLGTPQHTFIETLSATSSEQKLTELSDFTPAHEDALTVKEAELTSLNKAFLQSQIQTLRNQISEIDSILVNIESAKTKLNYANWQALLSINNEIFYLESKTQKGLKDLAEERGIEFYQTPEFNYFIRAAESYIKIIDKPDYPKEDDTCIYCLQPLDDSAKELLKSYRTLLNDKTQENLTELKKKKRELIELVKQVDTNLTFHQHTFGTDENQSPVQPKEITDYNTNLGALKTAFITDAIVQGSTFTYDYQTIITYLTVKRKELNESLTKKSEVLANLETRETTLNKEIAELKDRKYLSGKVAEVKTAIANHKIVKTLNANSSSFNTNSISRKTSSAREELVRQDFEDIFKKELTALRKANIKIDLSFGTDRGSSKVFQNINRHALADILTHIAARL, encoded by the coding sequence ATGGCATCAACAACTCCAAATAAAAGAGCGATTGTAGATTTCCTTTGGGAATGGACAGAGAATCATGATGACTGGAGCAAACTTCTTATCAGCAAAATTGTAGCGACAGAAAACCCCCTTTCAACTGCTGACAGAGAAACAGTTTTCAATTACTTTCTCCAATCAATAAATCTTCATTCAGGTTTGCCTGCTTTGACAGTTTCTAAACCAACTTACACACCAACAACAAAGACGATTGAACTTGATTCACTTTCTGCAATTACTGGAGTAAACCGACTTGCAAAAAATCAAACTTTGAACTTTGCCAAGAACATCACAGTAATATATGGAGAAAACGGAACAGGGAAAACTGGTTACAGTAGAATTCTGAAAGCTCTTGGTTTCAGTTACGACAACAATAAAACAATTCTTTCAAATGTATATGCGGAAGCAGAGCCACAGTCAGCAACGATTAATTTCAAATCAAATGGCACTCCTAAAACTTTTATATGGAATGGTGCAAACAACGATTCCGAACTTGAAAACATTTCTGTTTTCAATAGTAATTGTGTCCAGTTCTCTATAAGCGACAGAAGTTTAATTGTTTCTCCAATTGGTTTTCATTTATTCCATCTTGTAAGTGATGAATTGAATGCTCTCTCTCAATTGTTGCAAAGAAAAATTGCTTCACATCCAACAACTTTGCTTTGGCTTGACAACCTGACACTAGGAACACCACAGCACACTTTTATTGAAACACTTTCAGCAACATCATCAGAACAAAAACTAACCGAACTCTCTGACTTCACACCTGCTCATGAAGATGCACTTACAGTAAAGGAAGCCGAACTTACATCTTTAAATAAGGCGTTTCTTCAATCTCAGATTCAAACATTGAGAAATCAAATTTCAGAAATTGATTCTATCCTTGTAAATATTGAGTCTGCTAAAACAAAACTCAATTATGCTAATTGGCAAGCACTTCTATCAATCAACAATGAAATTTTCTATTTAGAAAGCAAAACGCAAAAAGGATTAAAAGACTTAGCCGAAGAAAGAGGAATTGAATTTTATCAAACACCCGAGTTCAATTACTTTATTAGGGCAGCAGAGAGTTACATCAAAATAATTGACAAACCCGATTATCCAAAAGAAGACGACACTTGTATTTATTGTTTGCAACCGCTTGATGATTCAGCTAAAGAATTATTAAAAAGTTACAGGACACTTCTAAACGATAAGACACAAGAAAACCTTACAGAATTAAAAAAGAAAAAGAGAGAATTGATTGAACTTGTGAAACAAGTAGATACCAACCTTACTTTCCACCAACACACTTTCGGTACAGATGAAAACCAATCACCAGTTCAGCCGAAAGAAATTACCGACTACAATACCAATCTGGGCGCATTAAAAACAGCATTCATAACAGATGCAATTGTACAGGGTTCAACTTTTACTTATGATTATCAAACTATAATTACTTATTTAACTGTTAAGCGAAAAGAACTTAATGAATCTTTAACTAAAAAGTCAGAAGTACTTGCAAACCTTGAGACACGGGAAACAACTCTGAATAAAGAAATTGCTGAATTGAAAGACAGAAAATATCTTTCAGGAAAAGTAGCAGAAGTAAAAACTGCAATTGCAAATCACAAGATTGTAAAGACGCTAAATGCCAATTCATCCAGTTTCAATACAAACTCAATTAGCCGTAAAACTTCATCTGCAAGAGAAGAATTAGTCAGACAGGATTTTGAAGACATCTTCAAAAAAGAATTGACAGCTTTGAGAAAAGCAAACATAAAAATTGATTTGAGTTTTGGAACTGACCGAGGTAGTTCAAAAGTTTTTCAAAACATAAACCGTCATGCTTTGGCAGATATTTTAACCCACATTGCAGCACGATTATAA
- a CDS encoding restriction endonuclease produces the protein MNYWLHRISHVAELSYPLLDKGYLTIGFSDFTNSELIDKVLANDWNYFNGQFQEMWGTVPRTRHNLWNFLKMSKGDIVIIPSWGTFFVCEITDDRPLLIGETFSEGLKSWGGKSVSTNGTHLISENGKAYDLGFARQVKVLYRQISRDKFADAKLTSRMKIRQTNASINDLKTSIEKSIENYKVNKPIHLHSIIIDKTANLVLDAIKNELNPDKFEKLVKTYFKTIGANEVSIPAKNESNKEGDADIVAVFENIKLIIYTQAKFQKGQISEWGTTQILDYKTNKESIDDGYNKVAWVITTANTFNEKAENLAKENEIQLINGLEFSKMLLNVGINLLNTNL, from the coding sequence ATGAATTATTGGCTTCATAGAATTTCCCACGTAGCAGAGTTGTCTTATCCATTGTTAGACAAGGGATACCTAACAATTGGATTTTCAGATTTTACAAATAGTGAATTAATTGACAAGGTTTTAGCAAACGATTGGAATTATTTCAATGGACAGTTTCAAGAAATGTGGGGAACAGTTCCAAGAACAAGGCATAACCTTTGGAATTTTCTGAAAATGTCAAAAGGCGACATTGTAATAATCCCAAGTTGGGGCACTTTTTTTGTGTGTGAAATTACGGACGACAGACCTTTGTTAATAGGGGAGACTTTTTCAGAAGGACTTAAATCTTGGGGGGGCAAATCTGTTTCTACAAATGGAACGCACTTAATTTCTGAAAATGGAAAAGCATACGATTTAGGTTTTGCAAGACAAGTAAAAGTCCTTTATAGACAGATTTCAAGAGACAAGTTTGCAGATGCCAAGCTTACTTCAAGAATGAAAATAAGACAAACCAATGCCTCAATAAATGACTTGAAAACCAGTATTGAAAAAAGTATAGAAAATTACAAAGTCAATAAGCCAATTCATTTACACTCAATAATTATCGACAAAACTGCAAATCTTGTTTTAGATGCAATTAAAAATGAATTGAACCCAGACAAATTTGAGAAATTGGTTAAAACTTATTTTAAGACAATTGGAGCAAATGAAGTCTCTATCCCTGCAAAAAATGAGAGTAACAAAGAAGGTGATGCAGACATTGTAGCTGTTTTTGAAAATATAAAATTGATTATTTACACCCAAGCCAAATTTCAAAAAGGACAAATCAGTGAATGGGGAACAACTCAAATTTTAGATTATAAGACAAACAAAGAAAGTATAGATGATGGCTACAATAAAGTCGCTTGGGTTATAACGACAGCTAACACCTTCAATGAAAAGGCAGAAAATCTTGCCAAGGAAAATGAAATTCAACTAATAAATGGACTTGAATTTTCCAAAATGTTGTTGAATGTTGGGATTAACTTATTGAATACGAACCTATAA
- a CDS encoding beta propeller repeat protein encodes MGQMINRGKEIIRISPKQQNKLEYSTNDGRTWNTRYSGSSYGDFQDLTDNGKEILGQTTKGLYYSTNDGRTWNKRS; translated from the coding sequence ATGGGACAAATGATTAACAGGGGCAAAGAAATAATCCGTATAAGCCCCAAACAACAAAACAAACTTGAGTATTCCACCAATGACGGTAGGACTTGGAACACTCGTTATTCAGGCAGTTCTTATGGAGACTTCCAAGACTTGACAGACAATGGTAAAGAAATTTTGGGTCAAACAACAAAAGGTCTTTACTACTCTACAAATGACGGAAGAACTTGGAATAAGAGAAGCTAA
- the istB gene encoding IS21-like element helper ATPase IstB gives MDTINRQITAYSKELRLPVFRRDYKELATEAARQGLDYEAYLVMLMEREYELRLENRKKAQIRNARFPSKMYLSDLERDQLPPGAREKLPLLERLDFIPAARNVILSGNPGTGKTHIAIGLGLKACMQGYKVLFTTVHRLLTQLRESHSGRTLKQVEAQFEKYDLVICDEFGYVSFDKQGSELLFNHLSLRTGRKSTIITTNLGFDRWEEIFGDPVLTAALVDRVTHKAYLVNMSGDSYRLKETEKMMNGK, from the coding sequence ATGGACACTATCAACAGGCAAATAACAGCATACAGTAAAGAGCTCCGACTGCCTGTTTTCAGGCGTGATTACAAGGAACTGGCAACAGAAGCGGCCCGACAGGGGCTTGATTATGAAGCGTACCTGGTAATGCTCATGGAACGTGAATATGAACTCAGGCTTGAGAACCGGAAGAAAGCGCAAATAAGGAATGCCCGGTTCCCGTCTAAAATGTATCTTTCCGACCTTGAGCGTGACCAGTTACCTCCGGGTGCCAGGGAGAAACTCCCTTTACTGGAAAGACTGGACTTCATCCCGGCGGCCCGGAACGTGATCCTCTCCGGCAACCCGGGTACGGGCAAAACACACATCGCCATAGGGTTGGGGCTTAAGGCTTGCATGCAGGGGTATAAAGTGTTGTTCACCACAGTACACCGCTTGTTGACACAGTTACGTGAATCCCACTCCGGGCGCACACTGAAACAGGTAGAAGCCCAGTTTGAAAAATATGACCTGGTCATATGCGATGAGTTTGGATATGTATCCTTTGACAAGCAAGGCTCTGAACTGTTGTTTAACCATCTCTCCTTAAGAACGGGCAGGAAATCGACCATCATTACCACGAACCTCGGCTTTGACCGGTGGGAAGAGATCTTTGGTGACCCCGTCCTTACAGCGGCACTGGTAGACAGGGTAACCCATAAGGCATATCTTGTAAATATGTCCGGAGACTCATACCGGCTGAAAGAAACAGAAAAAATGATGAATGGAAAATGA
- the istA gene encoding IS21 family transposase — translation MYTKQEIIISSFRDGKSQRQIARDLQISRKTIRKYLQEHEKALQSAVCKETAQSCNLSSEPVYKMATPRLRLKLTREVETVIDELLEDNERKRGQGLRKQMLKKKDILEELHRRGFDIGYTTVCNHIARRENRVVTKEAFIRQVYQAGETCEFDWGEIKLCIAGKRRSLQLAVFTSAFSNYRYAFIYERQDTLAFMESHVRFFKTIGGVYREMVYDNMRVAVARFVGPHEKEPTRSLLQLRGHYQFRHRFCNICRGNEKGHVERSVEYVRRKAFAPKDAFADILEAQQWLDATLKRLNAGKQQGTGKSADELFSQEKNLLGKHPAMELVCSEQVQLRVDKYATISYRTNRYSVPDHLVGEFVDVSVRSRELQVYVQNKRVAVHVRSYEKHSWNVEIEHYLSTFKKKPGALAGSLALAGSHYLKGLYMDYFQSEPREFIDLLTYCRGQMVSRERLEESLKRLLDTGCQGISVEKLRALLGNKPRVNPTWEPEDTISIKAKEQLAGIAGLMQKTNYDGHYQQANNSIQ, via the coding sequence ATGTATACAAAACAGGAGATTATAATTAGCAGCTTCCGCGATGGAAAAAGTCAGCGTCAAATAGCCCGTGATTTGCAAATTAGTCGCAAAACAATCAGGAAGTACCTGCAGGAACACGAAAAGGCATTGCAATCGGCAGTCTGTAAAGAAACAGCGCAATCGTGTAATCTATCCAGTGAACCGGTCTATAAAATGGCTACACCTCGTCTGAGGCTCAAATTAACACGCGAGGTGGAAACTGTCATCGATGAATTACTTGAAGACAACGAGCGTAAGCGTGGGCAAGGCCTGCGCAAGCAGATGCTAAAGAAAAAGGACATCCTTGAGGAACTTCACCGGCGAGGGTTTGACATTGGCTATACCACGGTTTGTAATCATATTGCGCGCAGGGAGAACCGGGTAGTAACCAAAGAAGCATTTATTCGCCAGGTTTATCAGGCCGGGGAAACCTGTGAGTTTGACTGGGGTGAGATCAAACTCTGCATTGCAGGGAAACGCAGGTCATTGCAACTTGCTGTTTTTACCTCCGCCTTCAGCAATTACCGCTATGCTTTTATTTACGAGCGGCAGGATACCCTGGCTTTCATGGAATCTCACGTGCGTTTTTTTAAAACCATTGGTGGCGTCTACCGTGAGATGGTTTACGATAATATGCGTGTTGCGGTAGCCAGGTTTGTCGGGCCGCATGAAAAGGAGCCCACCCGGTCACTGCTCCAGCTTCGGGGGCACTATCAGTTCAGGCATCGCTTTTGCAACATATGCCGTGGAAACGAAAAAGGTCACGTGGAACGGAGCGTGGAGTATGTCCGCCGTAAAGCGTTCGCCCCCAAGGATGCCTTTGCGGACATCCTGGAGGCCCAACAGTGGCTTGATGCAACGCTTAAAAGGCTCAATGCGGGGAAGCAGCAGGGAACAGGCAAGAGCGCCGACGAACTGTTCTCTCAGGAGAAGAACCTTTTGGGCAAGCATCCGGCCATGGAGCTTGTCTGCAGTGAACAGGTGCAGTTGCGGGTGGATAAATATGCCACCATCAGCTATCGCACCAACCGCTACTCGGTTCCCGATCACCTGGTGGGAGAGTTTGTCGATGTGAGTGTCCGCAGCCGCGAGTTGCAGGTGTACGTGCAAAACAAACGGGTGGCCGTTCATGTACGTAGTTACGAAAAACACTCCTGGAATGTGGAGATAGAGCATTACCTGTCAACATTCAAGAAGAAACCGGGCGCCCTGGCTGGTAGCCTGGCACTTGCCGGCAGCCATTACCTTAAAGGGCTGTACATGGATTATTTCCAAAGCGAACCCCGTGAATTTATCGACCTGCTCACATACTGCCGCGGGCAAATGGTGAGCCGTGAGAGACTCGAGGAATCCCTTAAGCGATTACTGGACACCGGCTGCCAGGGAATCAGCGTGGAAAAGCTTCGGGCCCTGCTGGGAAATAAACCCCGTGTAAACCCAACCTGGGAGCCGGAAGATACGATAAGTATCAAGGCCAAAGAACAACTTGCCGGCATCGCCGGGCTAATGCAAAAAACAAACTATGATGGACACTATCAACAGGCAAATAACAGCATACAGTAA